Proteins encoded together in one Neobacillus sp. FSL H8-0543 window:
- the pilM gene encoding pilus assembly protein PilM — MAFSLFSAKNRIINLVLNDHSIRFVELKQSKPPAAQKWNERFLPPGIITDGKIVDIDTLTNIIEQCIDEWKINRRSIRFLVPDPLVIIRKVSIPEDIQDDEIKGYLYLELGSSIHLPFEEPVFDYYPLQGNGKTKDLLLFAAPEQYVMAYAQLFASLKLTPVAADISPLSLYRLYHYLELAGEKEVLFTVQFDLTSVNLCIFEESVPLVMRQFALPFNIDNWEIKPDLMGFIEYKYIGDSEELVIQFEDIFKEINKLLDFYRYSLSNNEKKDVTKFLLNGDHPMITAIYDEMKERFEVPIERITFDSDAKGSVPANLLLSLGLALKEVQ; from the coding sequence ATGGCATTTTCCCTTTTTTCAGCTAAAAACCGAATAATTAATCTCGTGCTAAATGACCATTCGATTCGTTTTGTAGAGCTAAAACAATCGAAGCCCCCTGCTGCACAAAAATGGAACGAACGCTTCCTACCACCAGGCATTATTACTGACGGCAAGATCGTCGATATTGATACATTGACCAATATTATTGAACAATGTATTGATGAATGGAAGATTAATCGTCGTTCTATTCGCTTCCTTGTACCAGATCCACTTGTGATTATTCGAAAGGTTTCCATTCCTGAAGACATCCAGGATGACGAAATAAAGGGATATCTTTATCTGGAACTTGGTTCAAGTATTCATTTACCGTTTGAAGAGCCAGTATTTGACTATTATCCACTTCAAGGGAACGGAAAGACAAAGGATCTACTGTTATTTGCTGCTCCGGAACAATATGTCATGGCGTATGCACAATTATTCGCAAGTCTAAAGTTAACCCCCGTAGCAGCCGATATTTCGCCGTTATCATTATACAGGTTATACCATTACCTAGAACTCGCAGGTGAAAAGGAAGTTTTGTTTACCGTCCAATTCGATTTGACAAGCGTTAACTTGTGTATTTTTGAAGAAAGTGTGCCATTGGTAATGCGACAATTTGCACTACCATTTAACATTGATAATTGGGAAATAAAGCCGGATCTTATGGGCTTTATTGAATATAAATATATTGGTGATTCTGAAGAGTTAGTTATTCAGTTTGAGGATATTTTTAAAGAAATCAATAAGCTCTTAGATTTTTACAGATATTCACTCAGCAATAATGAAAAGAAGGATGTTACCAAGTTTTTATTAAACGGTGACCATCCGATGATAACAGCCATTTATGATGAGATGAAAGAGAGATTCGAAGTTCCAATCGAGAGGATAACATTCGATTCTGATGCAAAAGGAAGCGTACCCGCAAATCTATTATTATCTTTAGGTCTCGCTTTAAAAGAGGTGCAATGA